DNA sequence from the Streptomyces sp. HUAS 15-9 genome:
CTCCACGCTCGCCCTGCACGCGATGAAGGAGACCTCACCCCACACCCAGGCCTGACCGCCGGCGAAGAGTCCGGCACTTCCCGTCCCACGCGGCGGTCACACGCGGTCGTAGACGAGGAGCCCGTCCTCGCGCAGCCGGGCGCCCGCCGTCGGACGGTGCCCGGTGAGCCGGCCGTCGTGGGCCAAGTGCCACACACGGGCGTGGCACGCGAGGACGGCGAAGTCGGCGATGATCCGCCGATGGCAGCGCCACCACACGGACTCGGCGCACATCACGGCGGTACGGACGTCGGCCGCCTGGCGCAGCAACTCCCCCATCGCCGCCAGGAAGTCCGGGTCGCGGGTGTAGCCCGCATATCCCCGGAAGGAGGCGTTCTCCCAGTAGACGTCGGGAGAATCCGGGGCCACTTTCCGAAAGCCGCCCAGCCGTTGCTCCCACCGGTAGTCGATCCCCTCCTCCGGCAGCCACCGCCGCAGTGCCTCCCGGCCCGCGTCCGGGTTGTGCCGACTGCCGGGCGCGGTCCGTACATCGACGACGGCCCGTACACCGGCACCGTGCAGCAGCGCGGCCAGTTGTGCGTGTCCCTCGGTGCCGTGCCCGAACGTCAGCAGCGTCACCACCGGTGCTGTCCCCGGCCGTTTACGGTGCATCGCCCGCGTTTGGCGTCGGCGACGGTGACCTCAGCCTGCCGGTGGCCAACACGCGCCGCAGCAGCAACGCCACGTGCATGCCCCCGTGCCCGCCACCGACGATCCACGTCCGCGGCCGTGCCGGCCTGCGCATCGAGGCGCCGGTCACTGCTTCTTGGCCAGCCATTCGGCCAGGACCGCGGCCTGGCTGTGGTCCACGTCCCGGGTGGCGGTCAGCAGCGTGAGCCTGTCGTGCGCGGCAATGTCCCGCAGATGCTCCGCGGCCTGCCGGTGTCCGGCATCGCGCAGTTCCGCCAGATAGCGGCGGCGGAACTCGGTGAAACGGCTGGGATCGTGGGCGTACCACTTGCGCAGATCGGTGGACGGGGCCACGTCGCGCAGCCACTCGTCCAGGTGCGCCTCCTCCTTGCGCATCCCCCGCGGCCAGACTCGATCGACCAGGACACGCTTGCCGTCGGCGGGAGAGCTCTCTTCGTAGACTCGCTGGTAGGTGATCTGCTTGACCATGACGCCACCCTCCGAACCGGGTCGGCCGCCCCGGCCGGGAGCCGGTGGACGGCTCGTACCGCACTGCATACGGTGATGGGTCCATTTTATCGGCCACCGCCCAGGTGCGACCGGTGCGACCATGACGTGGAGGAGGCCGAGCATGCGCAGCAGCCGCCAGGCGACGCAGAAGCCCGACTTCCCCGCGCGCACCGCTCCCCGAACGGGCTCGCGGTGCGAACTCGACGCGGCGATCGCCACCTGCCGGGCCTGCCCACGGCTGGTGGCCTGGTGGGAGGAGGCCGCGCGGGTCAAGCGCAGGGCGTTTCGGGACTGGGAGTACTGGGCGCGTCCGGTGCCCGGATTCGGTCCGGCGGACGCACCGTTGGCGATCGTCGGTCTGGCTCCGGCCGCGCACGGCGGCAACCGCACCGGGCGCATCTTCACCGGTGACCCGTCCGGTGACGCACTGTATGCCGCCCTGTACGACATCGGGCTGGCCTCCCAGCCCACCGCCACCCACCGGGGCGACGGGCTGGAGCCGTACGGGGTGCGGATCACGGTACCGGTGCACTGCGCTCCGCCCGACAACCGGCCCACCACCGGTGAGCGCGACACCTGCCGGCCCTGGCTCGCCCACGAGCTGGAACCGCTGCGGCCCAGCCTGCGGACGATCGTGGTGCTCGGGGCGTTCGCCTGGCAGGCGCTGCTGCCGGTTCTCGCGGAAGCGGGATGGCAGATGCCCCGCCCACGCCCGGTCTTCGGGCACGGCGCCGAGACACTGCTCACCCGTCCCGGCGGCGGGCGGCCGCTGCACCTGGTCGGGGGCTACCACCCCAGCCGACGCAACATGTCCACCCGCACCCTGACCCCCGCCATGCTCCGCGACGTACTGCGCCGCGGGGCCGAGGCCGCCGGACTCCCTCCACCGCACGCGACGACGCGGCGCTCACACCCGCCGCGCCCGTTCCCGCGATAGGCGATCGGCCGCCCCGGTCGACGGTGTCGACAGTGCGAGGCCGGGGTGGGTCGGTGGGTCATGGTCCGGCGACGATGGTGCCCATGGCGCCGCGTTCGGCGTCGGCCAGGCGGTGGGTGGTGAGGGTGTAGGTGCCGCGCTGGGGCAGGGTGAATTCCACGAAGCCGCCCTCGCCGGGCTGCAGGTCCAGTTCCTGGGCCGCTCCATGGGCGGGGTTTCCGGGCTTCAACTGGTAGGCCCCTTCCTTGAAGACGGTGTCGAACTGGGCGCCGACGACATGGAAGGCGCTCGGCTCGTTGGGCCCGGCGTCCACCAGCCACAGCCGGATGCGCTTCCCGGCCGGCACATGGATGGGAGCGTGACGGTACTGGTCGGCGTAGCCGTTGAACACGACCAGGTCCGGCTTCGCCGCGAGCAACTGCGACATGGTGGGCACACCGCCCTTCGCGCCGAGGTAGAACTCGGACTGCACCAGCACCTCCGATACGGCGACCCGGCCCAGCGTGGGCGGATCGATGATCACCGCGCCGTACATCCCCATGGCGAGGTGCTGGATCATCGGCGCGGTGGCGCAGTGGTAGAGCCAGGCTCCGGCGTGATCGGCGCGGAACTGATAGGTCAGTTCGCCGCCCGGCGGGATGTCCCGCATGGCCGTGTCCGGGGCGACCTGGCTGGCGTGGAAGTCGATGGAGTGCGGCATGTTCCCGCTGTTGATCACGCGCACGGTGAACAGGTCGCCGACCCGGCCGTGCAGTACGGGGCCGGGCACGGTGCCGTTGTAGGTCCAGACCCGCTGTCGTACGCCCGGGGAGACCTCGACGGTGGTCTGCTCGACGCGCAGCGTCAGGTGGTGTTCGGTGCCACCGGGGGCCGGACGCAGGGTCGGGTCGTAGGGCCGCCAGGCCGGTGACGGGGACGCGTCCCTGCCGCTCATGTCCATGCCGGGCATGGACGGGTTCGGGTTCTGTCGGGTGGCCGCGCGCGGGGAGGTGGAGGTCGTGGTGCGAATGGTGAGGACCATGCCCGCGGCGCGGTGACCCGGAACCGTGCACCAGGCCCGTTCGTCGTGGGTGACGGTGCCCAGGTCGACGGTCTGCTTCCCGCCGGGCGCCAGCATCCTGGTGCCGTGCCGGCCGTCGAGGACGAGGTTGTGGCTCATCCCGCCGACGTTGTGCACGGTCACGGTCAGGTCGGTGCCCGGAGCGACGGTGATCGTGGAGGGCGTGACGCTGAACTCGTCCAGGGTGACCGACACCGGGACGCCGGATGTCGCCGTCGTGGCCGAACCGCTGGTCGCGTCGGTGGTGTGGCCGGACCAGATGCCGGTACCGGCCCCGATCAGGGCGAGAACTGCGATCACGGCGATCACGGACCCGACGGCGAGAGTCGTACGACCCGCCGGGCGCTTCCGCCGCACCGGTGCGTCGGTGGTGTCGCCGCCGGTGGAGGTGGCGGGTCGGCGGACTGCGAGCAGGGAGGCGACGACGAGCGCCGGGAACGAGCCGATCCCGATCACGACGAGGGTCCACGCCAGTACGCGTGGCCCGCCCGAGGTGGGCAGGGCCAGCAGCAGTACCCCGAGGTTGGCGAAGAGGGAACGCGGCACCCAGGCGTGCTCAAGCACCTCGGTCATCCGGCGGTTGCCGACGGGGCCGCCGCCGACCGTGACCGGGAGAAGGAAGGTCAGCGCGCCGGTCAGGATCTGGGCAACCACGCCGATACCCAGCATGGGCACCAGGAGTCTGCCGAGCAGGCCGACGGCAGTCGCATTCCCCAGGGCGAGGCCGACGACGTCGACGGTCAGGGCGGCCAGCAGCCAGCCGGTACCGGCCAGGAGAGCCCCGGGTGCGGCCGTGCGCGGCGGCTTGACGCGCACCTCGGCGACGACGGGCCGCAGTGAGTACGCCACACCGGCGGTGTAGCCGCCCATGCCGACCGCGGCCGGCCAGTGCGCCGGCGTGAGCAGCCCGGACAGGAGCTCACCGGCAACCGCGACCGCCAGACCGATGACGGTGATCACCAGGACCTGCCGCGCGCAACGCGGCGCGGTGTCGGCCATGCGGGTGCGCAGGACCGCCGGCCAGAGCATGAACAGGGTGCCGACCACGACCAGGCCGAGCCAGCCCAGCAGGTTCAGGTGGGCATGGGCGAGAAGGAGGGCCTGCTCCCAGCGGGTCGAGCGCACCGCGCCGCCGGCCATGAGCCCGCCCAGGGTCGCGCCGATGGCCAGGGCGGTGCCTGCGGCGACGTAGTACCACGCCACGATCCGCAGCCGCCCCGACCGACTCGCGGCCCGCGCCATGCCGACCAGGCTGACCGTGTGCGCGATCACCGCGGTGATCACCAGGACGGCCCCGGCCACGGCCAGCCACGGCAGTCCCGCGGACATGCCGGTCAGGACGGCGACCGCGCCGAGGTTGAATCCGGCCAACCGGGCGTGAGCCGGTCGTTCGGATCCCGGCCGTGCGTGCAGCAGTGCCTGGGCGAAGTGGCGGCTGTAGACGAACACGGCGTTGCTCGCCGCACCGAGCACCAGCAGGTGCAGCGCCAGCCATTGCGGCACGGCCACCAGGCGGTGCGCGGCCACCGCACAGACGGCGGCCGCGAGGTAGCCGGCGATCAGGCCTGCGGCCACGGCGTGTCGGCGGCGGCGCGACGAGGCACCTTCGGTCAGCGGCGGGCGCCGATAGCTCGGCACCGGATCCGGTCCATGGTCACTCAACCCGCTCAACCACCCATTGATTTTTACAATACCGATAGTAGAAACAAAGCCAGGGTACGGTGCGCCCTACGCGTTCGACAGGGACGAAGGTCCCTTGGTCGAGCGGTGCTCCCGACACATGGGCCGTGTCAGGAACGGAGTGCCTCGCACACCCATCCCTCGGGTGTCCGCCCCACCTCGAGCAGCTCTTGCAGTTCGGCCTTGGCCTCCACGGTCAGCACCTGCTCGGTCTGCGGGTAGAGGATCTGCTCCTCCTTCGAGTTGTGGGCTGTCAGCTCTTCCTGGAGATCGCGCAGTAGGTCCGCAACGGATGCGCGTACGGTCCCGTCGCGCAGTTCGTCGTCGAGCGCGTCCAGGATCTTCCACATCTGCCCGTGCTCACGCACCATCACGAACACGGGCATGACCAGACCTGCCGCCCGCAGCGGCGGGAAGAGGAACTCCTCCTCCAGGTAGATGTGCCGGCGCAAGGCCGCCACCGCGCGGGTGAGCGGCTGCGCATCCGGTGTGCCGCCGGCGATGGCGGCGGTGAATGTCTCGATGCCCTCATCGATCTCGTGATGCTCGCGCTCCAGCGCCTCGGCCACTGTCTCGATGCCCATCGGGCCCTCCTGTCCATGGGCCGTCCCACCCAGGTGCGATCGGCCGTGTCTCGACTTCAATTGACACCAACTCTGCTGTTCACACCGCAGCGTTGGTCGTACGACTGCGCGTGTCAGCGCGCACCGGTCACGGGTGGGCCCGTGCGGTCGGCCACGCCCGTGGCCCGGCGTCGGGCTCTGACCACGGTGGCCGCGGTCAGGGCCAGGAACAGCAGCACGGCCACCTCGTTCATCACACCACCGACCTGCCAGGCCACCGTGCCGCCCATCGCGTCACCGCCGACCAGCCGCAGTACGAGCGAGGCGTGCAGCAGACCGAGCGGCAGGTAGACGACCGGGTGGTACGGCAGCCGTACCCGCAGCACCGCGGGCACGATGACCTGGGCGTGCGCGAAGACCATGGAGAAGACGAAGCCCAGGAACACGGCGTGCAGCATGGCGTCGTAGGAGGCCCCGGCGGCCCGTTGGCCGAACACCGACCACAGCACGCCCGCGACCGCCAGCCACACGTACCCGGCGGCGAGCGCGACGGCCATGTACCGGGTGACCCCGCCCATCCGGATCGTCCGGCGCACGATGTCGTACCTGGCCAGCCAGCCGGCCAGAGCGAGCAACCCCAGGCCGGCCACCCGTACCCCGATCGCCGCAGTGGCCACCGAGCCGCCCAGCCCGGCCAGCAGTACCGCGGCCGCGCAGGCGAACAGCGCCCGGCCGCGTGCGGTGAGCACGACCAGACGGGACAGCTCCAGGCGTTCACCGGCGATGGTCAGGACCAGGAACCCGGCCAGCCATGGCACCAGCACGCCGATGTCCCGGCCGGCGAGCCACAGCATCCCGGCCGCGCACCAACAGGCGGCCCCCGCGCCCTGGACGGCGTTGTGCATGGAGGGCTGGATGCGGTGCAGTTCCGCGAACACCGCCAGCAGCCCGAACCCGGCGACGGTGATCAGCATCTGACCGGTGCCGGCCGGCAGCCCGGCGATCAGCCACAGCGAGCCGATTCCGCTGGCCGCCGGCGCCAGCCACGCCCATCCTTGACTCAGCGCGACGGCACGCTCGACGGCGATGAGCGTCCCGAGGAACCCCAACGGCATCAACACGCCGTGCAACGCGGCC
Encoded proteins:
- a CDS encoding DUF488 domain-containing protein; translated protein: MHRKRPGTAPVVTLLTFGHGTEGHAQLAALLHGAGVRAVVDVRTAPGSRHNPDAGREALRRWLPEEGIDYRWEQRLGGFRKVAPDSPDVYWENASFRGYAGYTRDPDFLAAMGELLRQAADVRTAVMCAESVWWRCHRRIIADFAVLACHARVWHLAHDGRLTGHRPTAGARLREDGLLVYDRV
- a CDS encoding DUF488 domain-containing protein gives rise to the protein MVKQITYQRVYEESSPADGKRVLVDRVWPRGMRKEEAHLDEWLRDVAPSTDLRKWYAHDPSRFTEFRRRYLAELRDAGHRQAAEHLRDIAAHDRLTLLTATRDVDHSQAAVLAEWLAKKQ
- a CDS encoding uracil-DNA glycosylase, whose product is MRSSRQATQKPDFPARTAPRTGSRCELDAAIATCRACPRLVAWWEEAARVKRRAFRDWEYWARPVPGFGPADAPLAIVGLAPAAHGGNRTGRIFTGDPSGDALYAALYDIGLASQPTATHRGDGLEPYGVRITVPVHCAPPDNRPTTGERDTCRPWLAHELEPLRPSLRTIVVLGAFAWQALLPVLAEAGWQMPRPRPVFGHGAETLLTRPGGGRPLHLVGGYHPSRRNMSTRTLTPAMLRDVLRRGAEAAGLPPPHATTRRSHPPRPFPR
- a CDS encoding multicopper oxidase domain-containing protein, producing MPSYRRPPLTEGASSRRRRHAVAAGLIAGYLAAAVCAVAAHRLVAVPQWLALHLLVLGAASNAVFVYSRHFAQALLHARPGSERPAHARLAGFNLGAVAVLTGMSAGLPWLAVAGAVLVITAVIAHTVSLVGMARAASRSGRLRIVAWYYVAAGTALAIGATLGGLMAGGAVRSTRWEQALLLAHAHLNLLGWLGLVVVGTLFMLWPAVLRTRMADTAPRCARQVLVITVIGLAVAVAGELLSGLLTPAHWPAAVGMGGYTAGVAYSLRPVVAEVRVKPPRTAAPGALLAGTGWLLAALTVDVVGLALGNATAVGLLGRLLVPMLGIGVVAQILTGALTFLLPVTVGGGPVGNRRMTEVLEHAWVPRSLFANLGVLLLALPTSGGPRVLAWTLVVIGIGSFPALVVASLLAVRRPATSTGGDTTDAPVRRKRPAGRTTLAVGSVIAVIAVLALIGAGTGIWSGHTTDATSGSATTATSGVPVSVTLDEFSVTPSTITVAPGTDLTVTVHNVGGMSHNLVLDGRHGTRMLAPGGKQTVDLGTVTHDERAWCTVPGHRAAGMVLTIRTTTSTSPRAATRQNPNPSMPGMDMSGRDASPSPAWRPYDPTLRPAPGGTEHHLTLRVEQTTVEVSPGVRQRVWTYNGTVPGPVLHGRVGDLFTVRVINSGNMPHSIDFHASQVAPDTAMRDIPPGGELTYQFRADHAGAWLYHCATAPMIQHLAMGMYGAVIIDPPTLGRVAVSEVLVQSEFYLGAKGGVPTMSQLLAAKPDLVVFNGYADQYRHAPIHVPAGKRIRLWLVDAGPNEPSAFHVVGAQFDTVFKEGAYQLKPGNPAHGAAQELDLQPGEGGFVEFTLPQRGTYTLTTHRLADAERGAMGTIVAGP
- a CDS encoding hemerythrin domain-containing protein; the encoded protein is MGIETVAEALEREHHEIDEGIETFTAAIAGGTPDAQPLTRAVAALRRHIYLEEEFLFPPLRAAGLVMPVFVMVREHGQMWKILDALDDELRDGTVRASVADLLRDLQEELTAHNSKEEQILYPQTEQVLTVEAKAELQELLEVGRTPEGWVCEALRS